The Vallitalea okinawensis genome window below encodes:
- a CDS encoding IclR family transcriptional regulator: MKLHRSTFRCIEMLELVANHPDGITLTEISKIMDIPKSSAYDISGTLLALGMFEETITEVKKYKIGIKAFKIGNKYVKSNNLVAVAEPYLIELAERFNKTVYIGKMNKTCFVYTFKYEPKNNIVNLPNIGVEGPLHATSIGKTLLANYDLCEEVINDIEFTKFTENTITNPYDLNGELAKIKKLGYGMEIREYHDFLSSVAAPIYTKNDSIPTAIELSGIYSESQDLELEAKTVKEVADTISEILNSQVKA; this comes from the coding sequence ATGAAGTTACATCGTTCTACATTCAGATGTATTGAAATGCTTGAGTTAGTAGCAAACCATCCAGATGGTATTACCTTAACTGAAATAAGTAAAATTATGGATATACCAAAATCAAGTGCTTATGATATTTCAGGTACATTACTCGCTTTAGGGATGTTTGAGGAGACTATTACAGAAGTTAAGAAATATAAGATTGGTATTAAAGCCTTTAAAATAGGTAATAAATATGTAAAATCAAATAATCTTGTGGCAGTGGCTGAGCCTTATTTGATAGAACTGGCTGAAAGATTCAATAAAACGGTTTACATTGGTAAAATGAACAAGACTTGCTTTGTTTATACCTTTAAGTATGAACCTAAAAATAATATAGTGAACCTACCCAATATCGGGGTAGAGGGTCCCTTGCATGCAACCAGCATTGGTAAAACCTTATTGGCTAACTATGATTTATGTGAAGAGGTAATAAATGATATAGAATTTACAAAGTTTACTGAGAATACTATTACAAATCCATATGATTTAAATGGGGAATTGGCTAAGATTAAGAAGTTGGGTTATGGGATGGAAATTCGTGAGTATCATGATTTTTTATCCTCCGTTGCTGCACCAATCTATACTAAAAATGATAGTATACCAACTGCTATTGAGTTAAGTGGGATTTATTCAGAATCTCAAGATTTGGAACTTGAAGCAAAGACAGTGAAAGAAGTGGCTGATACAATATCTGAAATATTAAATAGTCAGGTAAAAGCTTGA
- a CDS encoding 6-phosphogluconolactonase, giving the protein MLQEKLIKQAKVDQIEVFIYEDEKSMAEADAKAITEMIKGLGEEKEEINIVFAPAASHYAVYEILFTFADVPWHKVNAFHLDEYIGLPDDAPERIVNFAYKHIFSKASFNNIFTMRSNVTDVEAECQRYANLLEQYPLDIAVIGIGQNGHLAYNEPHVSDFNDPYKVKKINLDQKSINQASEKDGIFKCEDFVPKVAMTMTVPAIVSAKHIFLAVPQKHKKDAVKETLLGDVINTNPASILRRHRSVKLFLDKDSSKEILNEI; this is encoded by the coding sequence ATGTTACAAGAAAAGCTAATAAAGCAAGCAAAGGTTGATCAGATAGAAGTTTTTATTTATGAAGATGAAAAATCTATGGCAGAAGCAGATGCAAAAGCAATAACAGAGATGATTAAAGGATTAGGTGAAGAAAAAGAAGAGATAAATATTGTTTTTGCACCAGCGGCTTCTCATTATGCAGTCTATGAAATATTATTTACGTTTGCTGATGTACCATGGCATAAAGTGAATGCCTTCCATCTTGATGAGTACATCGGGTTACCAGATGATGCTCCGGAAAGAATTGTTAACTTTGCTTATAAGCATATATTCTCAAAAGCATCCTTTAATAATATATTTACTATGAGAAGTAATGTAACAGATGTGGAGGCTGAATGCCAGCGTTATGCTAATTTACTTGAACAATATCCTCTTGATATAGCTGTTATAGGAATAGGTCAAAATGGACATTTAGCATACAATGAACCGCATGTATCAGATTTTAACGATCCTTATAAAGTTAAAAAAATTAATCTTGATCAGAAATCCATTAATCAAGCCTCAGAAAAAGATGGTATTTTTAAGTGTGAGGATTTTGTACCAAAAGTTGCAATGACCATGACGGTACCTGCAATTGTTTCAGCAAAGCACATCTTTTTAGCGGTACCGCAAAAGCATAAGAAAGATGCAGTTAAGGAAACATTACTAGGAGATGTAATCAATACTAATCCTGCTAGTATTTTACGTAGACATAGGAGTGTTAAACTATTTTTAGATAAAGACTCTTCAAAAGAAATATTAAACGAAATTTAG
- a CDS encoding aldose 1-epimerase family protein yields the protein MIHTIQNEYISISVKNHGAELCSLKSIEENKEYLWQADPQYWGKHAPILFPIVGCLKDNKYNKDNETYEMGRHGFARDMDFQLVEKKEDALKYRLLYSELTLKKYPYLFELFVTYRINDKELDISYEVVNKGDKGMYFSIGAHPAFNCNISEGDKYLEFEKNETLQSYIINTESGLREEGKRLIVTNSKRLPLHDDLFTHDALIFDSLELNSITICDENREDKVKISFEGFPYVGIWTPNAQFICIEPWYGIADAIDSTNRLEDKKGIQYLDVSKTFKCNYKIEILK from the coding sequence ATGATTCATACAATTCAGAACGAGTATATAAGTATATCTGTTAAAAATCATGGTGCTGAGCTCTGTAGTTTGAAGTCTATTGAGGAAAATAAAGAATATTTATGGCAAGCCGATCCACAGTATTGGGGAAAACACGCACCAATATTATTTCCTATTGTAGGATGTTTAAAAGATAATAAGTACAATAAAGATAATGAGACTTATGAGATGGGTAGACATGGATTTGCTAGAGATATGGATTTTCAGCTAGTTGAGAAGAAGGAAGACGCACTAAAATATAGGCTTTTATATAGTGAACTAACACTTAAGAAATATCCATATCTATTTGAACTATTTGTCACATATCGAATAAATGATAAGGAACTTGATATCAGTTATGAGGTAGTAAACAAAGGAGATAAGGGAATGTACTTCTCAATTGGTGCTCATCCAGCATTCAATTGTAATATAAGTGAAGGCGATAAGTATCTAGAGTTTGAAAAAAATGAAACATTGCAGAGTTATATAATCAACACAGAAAGTGGGTTGAGAGAAGAAGGTAAAAGATTAATAGTAACCAACTCCAAGCGACTTCCTTTACATGATGATCTTTTTACGCATGATGCTCTTATATTCGATAGTTTAGAACTAAACTCTATTACAATATGTGATGAAAATAGGGAGGATAAAGTAAAAATATCCTTTGAAGGTTTTCCTTATGTGGGGATATGGACTCCTAATGCTCAATTTATTTGCATTGAACCTTGGTATGGGATAGCAGATGCTATAGATTCAACAAATCGTTTAGAGGATAAAAAAGGAATTCAGTACTTAGACGTTAGTAAAACGTTTAAATGTAATTATAAGATTGAAATTTTAAAGTAG
- a CDS encoding family 20 glycosylhydrolase, which translates to MYIRWNKVSTPKELYGALKILGDYFDVHHVPEGKENVVFIKGGEGLRLQKKEVLSITYESMQYAMRGCLILLFGRLVTPDYIEKSLVPQLTCMLDNSRNAVTTVKALKEFMVKLSLMGYSRLMLYTEDMYEISEVPAFGYLRGKYTKKELRELNDFGKLLGIELVGCIQTLGHLQQLFHWKYFSQVQDGIANLMVDNEETYQLIDLMLQTMSEVFDSKVIALGMDEVHSLGRGKYIDKFGFQGKKELFLRHIKKVKEIANQHGYKETYLWSDMFIKMNSSNHSYYEPDTVTFKPEFIDSIEDITLGFWNYDEVDSEQLILNLKLHEKLKRKTILVSGLYTYFTTHYDHNKSAAHLDAVYETVCQYPIQELMLAIWGDDGAYCDPASYSLGLYYLAEKIYCKDQINKEKFNYLFKYDYHIMERLSDVNYKAFQLPNLYFDDPILGIGYNNELRKDKDVWYKALQHYQDLEKYLSKHESKHDTYKYASIVCNICKYKILARTSLITAYKEDESLFKDNLEYYKVLISLTKDLAICHRRIWMKNFKTYGFDVMQVRYGGMISRYHEAILYVNEYLKGIRPRIPELDEINNGLEYKKIKAFYKNIAHATVVQ; encoded by the coding sequence ATGTATATAAGATGGAATAAAGTCAGTACACCAAAAGAACTATATGGTGCTTTAAAGATATTAGGTGATTATTTTGATGTTCATCATGTACCAGAAGGCAAAGAAAATGTGGTTTTTATAAAAGGCGGAGAAGGTTTAAGGCTTCAAAAGAAAGAAGTACTCTCAATAACATATGAGAGTATGCAATATGCAATGCGTGGGTGTTTGATTTTACTATTTGGTAGGTTGGTTACTCCAGATTATATAGAAAAATCTCTGGTACCTCAACTTACTTGCATGTTAGATAATTCAAGAAATGCGGTTACTACTGTAAAGGCTTTAAAGGAGTTCATGGTTAAGTTAAGTTTAATGGGGTACTCTAGGCTTATGCTATATACCGAAGATATGTATGAAATTAGTGAAGTACCTGCTTTTGGATACCTACGTGGCAAATATACAAAAAAAGAACTTAGAGAACTTAATGATTTTGGAAAGTTATTAGGTATAGAATTGGTTGGGTGTATTCAGACATTAGGACATTTACAGCAGTTATTTCATTGGAAATATTTTTCACAAGTGCAAGATGGGATTGCGAATCTGATGGTAGATAATGAAGAGACCTATCAATTAATAGACCTTATGCTACAAACAATGAGTGAGGTCTTTGATTCGAAAGTAATAGCACTAGGAATGGACGAGGTTCATAGTCTAGGGAGAGGAAAATATATTGATAAGTTTGGTTTTCAAGGCAAGAAAGAATTATTCTTGCGCCACATAAAGAAGGTTAAAGAAATTGCTAATCAACATGGTTATAAAGAAACTTATCTTTGGAGCGATATGTTTATTAAGATGAATTCCTCTAATCATAGCTATTATGAGCCAGATACTGTCACCTTTAAACCAGAGTTTATTGATAGTATTGAAGACATAACTTTAGGTTTTTGGAATTATGATGAAGTTGATAGTGAACAATTAATTCTCAATCTAAAACTGCATGAAAAATTAAAGCGCAAAACAATACTAGTTTCTGGTTTATACACCTATTTTACGACTCATTATGATCACAATAAATCTGCTGCTCATTTAGATGCAGTCTATGAAACAGTTTGTCAGTATCCTATTCAAGAGCTCATGTTGGCTATTTGGGGAGATGATGGTGCTTATTGTGACCCAGCTAGTTATTCTTTGGGATTATATTATTTAGCAGAAAAGATATACTGTAAAGATCAAATTAATAAAGAAAAATTCAACTACTTATTCAAATATGATTATCACATCATGGAAAGGTTATCTGATGTTAATTATAAGGCATTCCAACTACCCAATCTATATTTTGACGATCCCATTCTTGGCATAGGTTATAACAATGAGTTAAGGAAGGATAAGGATGTTTGGTACAAAGCCCTACAACACTACCAAGATTTAGAGAAGTATTTATCGAAGCACGAATCAAAACACGATACCTATAAGTACGCAAGTATCGTATGTAACATATGTAAGTATAAAATACTTGCTAGAACAAGCCTTATTACAGCCTACAAAGAGGATGAAAGTTTATTTAAAGATAACCTTGAGTATTATAAAGTACTCATTTCCTTAACCAAAGATTTAGCTATCTGCCATAGAAGGATTTGGATGAAAAACTTTAAGACCTATGGTTTTGATGTTATGCAAGTCCGTTATGGAGGAATGATAAGTAGATACCATGAGGCTATACTTTATGTTAATGAGTACCTAAAAGGGATTCGCCCTAGAATTCCTGAATTAGATGAGATTAATAATGGTTTGGAATATAAGAAAATAAAAGCATTTTATAAAAATATCGCCCATGCCACTGTTGTGCAATGA